A single region of the Pontimicrobium sp. SW4 genome encodes:
- a CDS encoding acyl-CoA thioesterase yields the protein MYIKAFDIRWNDLDANKHLGNSTYVEYMSDTRMSFLMSHGLSLDVINNFGLGPIVMYEHVYYFKEIELDDKIKVSLEVSGMSEDGRFIKMEHNFYNELGKNLANAEMLFSWMDLETRRFGRISNEFLQKIEGFPRTKNFKILTKEDTKNLIKKPIDLPDSVL from the coding sequence ATGTATATAAAAGCATTTGATATTAGATGGAATGATTTAGATGCAAATAAGCACTTAGGAAACTCAACTTATGTAGAATATATGAGTGATACTAGAATGAGTTTTTTAATGAGTCATGGATTAAGTTTAGATGTAATTAACAATTTTGGTTTGGGACCAATTGTGATGTATGAACATGTGTATTATTTTAAAGAAATTGAACTAGATGATAAGATAAAAGTAAGTTTAGAAGTTTCGGGAATGAGTGAGGATGGACGCTTTATAAAAATGGAGCATAATTTTTATAATGAATTAGGGAAAAACCTAGCCAATGCCGAAATGTTGTTTTCATGGATGGATTTAGAAACACGAAGATTTGGAAGAATATCAAACGAATTCTTGCAAAAAATAGAAGGTTTCCCAAGAACTAAAAACTTTAAAATTCTGACAAAAGAAGACACTAAAAACTTAATTAAAAAACCTATTGACCTCCCTGACAGCGTGTTGTAA
- a CDS encoding YicC/YloC family endoribonuclease encodes MIQSMTGYGKSVLQFPTKKISLEIKSLNSKNLDLNTRMPSVYREKELHIRKLIASHLVRGKIDFSLYLEITGEETTSKVNKPVVKTYMQQLKDVVDGDDTELLKMAVRFPDALSTERDDIDADEWKQIEDGIKATLEKIKDYRLQEGKALESDFNDRIKNIDNLLEQVIAIDPERIENVRERLRKGIADLKEKVDENRFEQELVYYIEKFDITEEKVRLHNHLEYFVKSLNSADSNGKKLGFIGQEIGREINTIGSKANYAPMQKLVVQMKDELEKIKEQLLNVL; translated from the coding sequence ATGATACAATCAATGACAGGTTATGGAAAATCTGTACTTCAGTTTCCAACTAAAAAAATTTCCTTAGAAATAAAATCGCTTAATAGCAAAAACCTTGATTTGAACACACGTATGCCATCAGTCTATCGTGAAAAAGAATTACATATTAGAAAACTTATTGCATCGCATCTTGTAAGAGGTAAGATAGATTTTTCTTTATATCTAGAAATTACTGGTGAAGAAACTACAAGCAAAGTAAATAAGCCTGTTGTAAAAACCTATATGCAACAACTAAAGGATGTTGTTGATGGTGATGATACTGAATTATTAAAAATGGCTGTAAGGTTTCCTGATGCTTTAAGTACCGAACGTGATGATATTGATGCTGACGAATGGAAACAAATTGAAGATGGTATTAAAGCAACTTTAGAAAAAATTAAGGACTATAGACTCCAAGAAGGAAAAGCCCTAGAAAGTGACTTTAACGATCGAATTAAAAACATTGATAATCTACTTGAACAAGTAATAGCTATTGACCCAGAACGTATCGAAAATGTTAGAGAGCGACTTAGAAAAGGGATTGCTGATCTAAAAGAAAAAGTAGACGAAAATAGGTTTGAGCAAGAACTCGTTTACTATATTGAAAAATTTGATATTACTGAAGAAAAAGTACGACTTCATAATCATTTAGAATACTTTGTCAAGTCACTAAACTCAGCTGATTCCAATGGAAAAAAGCTTGGGTTTATTGGTCAAGAAATAGGTAGAGAGATTAATACTATTGGTTCTAAGGCTAATTATGCGCCTATGCAAAAATTAGTAGTACAGATGAAGGATGAATTAGAAAAAATTAAAGAACAATTATTAAATGTACTTTAA
- the gmk gene encoding guanylate kinase: MSKGKLIVFSAPSGSGKTTIVRHLLKQPELNLEFSISATSRDKRGEEINGKDYYFLSAKEFISKIKKDEFLEWEEVYRDNFYGTLKTEVERIWAMGKHVIFDIDVSGGLRIKRKFPEQTLAIFVKPPSIDELKIRLKKRKTESEDKINMRVAKASAELATAPLFDVIIENDSLDKALDEAYTLVNNFINPNT, translated from the coding sequence ATGAGTAAGGGTAAACTAATTGTATTCTCAGCACCTTCAGGATCTGGTAAAACAACTATTGTACGACATTTGTTAAAACAGCCAGAACTTAATTTAGAGTTTTCTATTTCTGCAACTTCTAGAGATAAAAGAGGAGAAGAAATCAACGGAAAAGATTACTATTTTCTATCAGCAAAAGAATTTATTTCTAAAATTAAAAAGGATGAATTTTTAGAGTGGGAAGAAGTCTATCGTGATAATTTTTATGGCACTTTAAAAACTGAAGTTGAGCGTATTTGGGCAATGGGGAAGCATGTTATTTTCGATATTGATGTGTCTGGAGGATTACGTATAAAAAGAAAATTTCCAGAGCAGACATTAGCAATTTTCGTAAAACCACCAAGTATCGATGAACTTAAAATACGCCTTAAAAAACGTAAAACAGAAAGTGAAGACAAAATAAATATGCGTGTTGCAAAAGCCTCTGCTGAGTTAGCAACTGCTCCTCTTTTTGATGTGATTATAGAAAATGATTCTTTAGACAAAGCTTTAGATGAAGCTTATACTTTGGTAAACAATTTTATAAATCCAAATACTTGA